The proteins below are encoded in one region of Rhododendron vialii isolate Sample 1 chromosome 7a, ASM3025357v1:
- the LOC131333407 gene encoding protein CELLULOSE SYNTHASE INTERACTIVE 1-like isoform X1, producing the protein MKNLCGRSNRLRLRDSICYHESALDDHFERSRGASSVSAAVGINLIHTDRTHIKIMVEEGRDNVSVDPQSAEEWLLHAQGLVPVALQKAREVKGFQVRWKMIISKMEQIPPSLSDLSTHPFFAKNTLCIEQLQSVSNTLNEAIRFSELCLKEKYEGKLQMQSDLDSLSGKLDLNLKDFGSLIKTGVLSGSFAEPEAKFDTHVRELLARLQIGHLESKHKALDSLVEAMREDVKTVLGLIGRSNIAALVQLLTASSCTVREKAVSVICSIAESGSCENWLVLEGVLPPLIRLVESGSAVGREKATISLQRLSMSSEIARSIVGHGGVRPLIEVCRSGVSVAQAAAVGTLKNISVVPEVKQSLAEEGIIKVMISLLDCGTLLGAKEYAAECLQNLTLSNENLRRDVISDGGIKSLLGYLDGPLPQESAVGALRNLISLVSVDVLVSLGLIPRLVHVLKSGSLSAQIAAASAICQLCSSGDMKKLVGGNGCIPLLVKMLEAKTDGAREVAAQAISSLVSVSQNKREVKRDEKSVPSLVLLLDPSPQNAAKKYAVSCLVSLSSSKKCKKLMVSYGAIGYLKKLSEMDVPGAKKLLERLERGKLRSLLGRK; encoded by the exons atgaaaaatttatgCGGCCGATCCAATCGGTTGAGACTTAGAGATTCAATTTGTTATCATGAATCTGCATTGGATGATCATTTTGAAAGGTCTCGTGGGGCTTCATCAG TTTCTGCTGCTGTGGGAATCAATCTAATCCATACGGACCGTACCCATATCAAGATCATGGTAGAAGAAGGTAGAGACAATGTTTCCGTCGATCCCCAATCGGCTGAAGAGTGGTTGTTACACGCCCAAGGACTGGTTCCAGTGGCACTTCAAAAGGCAAGAGAGGTTAAGGGGTTCCAAGTTAGGTGGAAGATGATAATTTCAAAGATGGAGCAAATCCCACCTAGCTTATCGGATTTATCCACCCACCCGTTCTTCGCAAAGAACACGCTTTGTATAGAGCAGTTGCAATCTGTTTCGAACACATTGAATGAAGCAATTCGGTTTTCGGAACTCTGTTTGAAGGAGAAGTATGAGGGGAAGCTTCAGATGCAGAGCGATCTTGATTCGTTATCGGGGAAAttagatttgaatttgaaagaCTTCGGGAGTTTGATCAAAACCGGGGTTTTATCAGGTTCATTCGCAGAACCAGAGGCTAAATTTGATACTCATGTTAGGGAATTACTTGCTCGGCTTCAAATCGGTCACTTAGAATCCAAACATAAAGCTCTTGACAGCCTTGTCGAGGCCATGAGAGAAGATGTAAAGACGGTTTTGGGCTTGATCGGACGAAGCAATATCGCTGCTTTAGTCCAATTGCTCACTGCAAGTTCTTGTACGGTCCGAGAGAAGGCTGTTTCGGTAATTTGCTCGATTGCAGAATCCGGGAGTTGTGAAAACTGGCTTGTTTTAGAAGGTGTTCTTCCCCCTCTTATTAGGCTTGTTGAGTCAGGAAGTGCAGTAGGGAGAGAGAAAGCTACAATCTCTCTCCAAAGATTGTCTATGTCCTCGGAAATCGCCCGGTCAATTGTCGGACATGGTGGTGTCCGGCCGTTGATCGAGGTTTGTCGGTCTGGGGTATCGGTTGCCCAAGCTGCTGCTGTTGGTACTTTGAAAAACATATCTGTTGTGCCAGAAGTTAAGCAAAGTCTAGCCGAGGAAGGGATTATTAAGGTAATGATCAGTCTCCTTGATTGTGGAACACTATTAGGAGCCAAGGAATATGCAGCTGAATGCTTACAAAATCTCACTTTGAGTAACGAAAATCTCCGAAGGGACGTTATTTCGGATGGTGGGATTAAGAGCTTATTAGGGTATCTGGACGGTCCATTGCCTCAGGAATCGGCGGTTGGGGCATTGAGGAATTTGATTTCCTTGGTCTCGGTCGATGTTTTGGTTTCCCTCGGCCTTATTCCCCGTCTGGTTCACGTGTTGAAATCCGGATCGCTCAGTGCGCAGATTGCCGCTGCATCAGCAATATGCCAGCTGTGCAGCTCAGGAGATATGAAGAAACTGGTGGGGGGAAATGGGTGCATCCCACTGCTTGTGAAAATGCTCGAGGCCAAAACAGACGGAGCTAGAGAAGTCGCTGCACAAGCGATTTCAAGTTTGGTGAGTGTTTCGCAGAACAAGAGGGAAGTGAAGAGGGACGAAAAGAGCGTGCCGAGTTTGGTGCTATTGCTCGATCCGAGCCCTCAAAATGCGGCTAAAAAGTATGCCGTGTCGTGCCTTGTGTCGCTCTCCTCCAGCAAAAAGTGCAAGAAACTGATGGTTTCATACGGGGCAATTGGGTATTTGAAGAAGCTAAGTGAGATGGATGTTCCGGGTGCCAAGAAGCTGCTTGAACGGTTGGAAAGAGGGAAATTGAGAAGTTTGCTTGGCCGGAAgtag
- the LOC131333407 gene encoding protein CELLULOSE SYNTHASE INTERACTIVE 1-like isoform X3 codes for MVEEGRDNVSVDPQSAEEWLLHAQGLVPVALQKAREVKGFQVRWKMIISKMEQIPPSLSDLSTHPFFAKNTLCIEQLQSVSNTLNEAIRFSELCLKEKYEGKLQMQSDLDSLSGKLDLNLKDFGSLIKTGVLSGSFAEPEAKFDTHVRELLARLQIGHLESKHKALDSLVEAMREDVKTVLGLIGRSNIAALVQLLTASSCTVREKAVSVICSIAESGSCENWLVLEGVLPPLIRLVESGSAVGREKATISLQRLSMSSEIARSIVGHGGVRPLIEVCRSGVSVAQAAAVGTLKNISVVPEVKQSLAEEGIIKVMISLLDCGTLLGAKEYAAECLQNLTLSNENLRRDVISDGGIKSLLGYLDGPLPQESAVGALRNLISLVSVDVLVSLGLIPRLVHVLKSGSLSAQIAAASAICQLCSSGDMKKLVGGNGCIPLLVKMLEAKTDGAREVAAQAISSLVSVSQNKREVKRDEKSVPSLVLLLDPSPQNAAKKYAVSCLVSLSSSKKCKKLMVSYGAIGYLKKLSEMDVPGAKKLLERLERGKLRSLLGRK; via the coding sequence ATGGTAGAAGAAGGTAGAGACAATGTTTCCGTCGATCCCCAATCGGCTGAAGAGTGGTTGTTACACGCCCAAGGACTGGTTCCAGTGGCACTTCAAAAGGCAAGAGAGGTTAAGGGGTTCCAAGTTAGGTGGAAGATGATAATTTCAAAGATGGAGCAAATCCCACCTAGCTTATCGGATTTATCCACCCACCCGTTCTTCGCAAAGAACACGCTTTGTATAGAGCAGTTGCAATCTGTTTCGAACACATTGAATGAAGCAATTCGGTTTTCGGAACTCTGTTTGAAGGAGAAGTATGAGGGGAAGCTTCAGATGCAGAGCGATCTTGATTCGTTATCGGGGAAAttagatttgaatttgaaagaCTTCGGGAGTTTGATCAAAACCGGGGTTTTATCAGGTTCATTCGCAGAACCAGAGGCTAAATTTGATACTCATGTTAGGGAATTACTTGCTCGGCTTCAAATCGGTCACTTAGAATCCAAACATAAAGCTCTTGACAGCCTTGTCGAGGCCATGAGAGAAGATGTAAAGACGGTTTTGGGCTTGATCGGACGAAGCAATATCGCTGCTTTAGTCCAATTGCTCACTGCAAGTTCTTGTACGGTCCGAGAGAAGGCTGTTTCGGTAATTTGCTCGATTGCAGAATCCGGGAGTTGTGAAAACTGGCTTGTTTTAGAAGGTGTTCTTCCCCCTCTTATTAGGCTTGTTGAGTCAGGAAGTGCAGTAGGGAGAGAGAAAGCTACAATCTCTCTCCAAAGATTGTCTATGTCCTCGGAAATCGCCCGGTCAATTGTCGGACATGGTGGTGTCCGGCCGTTGATCGAGGTTTGTCGGTCTGGGGTATCGGTTGCCCAAGCTGCTGCTGTTGGTACTTTGAAAAACATATCTGTTGTGCCAGAAGTTAAGCAAAGTCTAGCCGAGGAAGGGATTATTAAGGTAATGATCAGTCTCCTTGATTGTGGAACACTATTAGGAGCCAAGGAATATGCAGCTGAATGCTTACAAAATCTCACTTTGAGTAACGAAAATCTCCGAAGGGACGTTATTTCGGATGGTGGGATTAAGAGCTTATTAGGGTATCTGGACGGTCCATTGCCTCAGGAATCGGCGGTTGGGGCATTGAGGAATTTGATTTCCTTGGTCTCGGTCGATGTTTTGGTTTCCCTCGGCCTTATTCCCCGTCTGGTTCACGTGTTGAAATCCGGATCGCTCAGTGCGCAGATTGCCGCTGCATCAGCAATATGCCAGCTGTGCAGCTCAGGAGATATGAAGAAACTGGTGGGGGGAAATGGGTGCATCCCACTGCTTGTGAAAATGCTCGAGGCCAAAACAGACGGAGCTAGAGAAGTCGCTGCACAAGCGATTTCAAGTTTGGTGAGTGTTTCGCAGAACAAGAGGGAAGTGAAGAGGGACGAAAAGAGCGTGCCGAGTTTGGTGCTATTGCTCGATCCGAGCCCTCAAAATGCGGCTAAAAAGTATGCCGTGTCGTGCCTTGTGTCGCTCTCCTCCAGCAAAAAGTGCAAGAAACTGATGGTTTCATACGGGGCAATTGGGTATTTGAAGAAGCTAAGTGAGATGGATGTTCCGGGTGCCAAGAAGCTGCTTGAACGGTTGGAAAGAGGGAAATTGAGAAGTTTGCTTGGCCGGAAgtag
- the LOC131333407 gene encoding protein CELLULOSE SYNTHASE INTERACTIVE 1-like isoform X2, which yields MSQAISVSAAVGINLIHTDRTHIKIMVEEGRDNVSVDPQSAEEWLLHAQGLVPVALQKAREVKGFQVRWKMIISKMEQIPPSLSDLSTHPFFAKNTLCIEQLQSVSNTLNEAIRFSELCLKEKYEGKLQMQSDLDSLSGKLDLNLKDFGSLIKTGVLSGSFAEPEAKFDTHVRELLARLQIGHLESKHKALDSLVEAMREDVKTVLGLIGRSNIAALVQLLTASSCTVREKAVSVICSIAESGSCENWLVLEGVLPPLIRLVESGSAVGREKATISLQRLSMSSEIARSIVGHGGVRPLIEVCRSGVSVAQAAAVGTLKNISVVPEVKQSLAEEGIIKVMISLLDCGTLLGAKEYAAECLQNLTLSNENLRRDVISDGGIKSLLGYLDGPLPQESAVGALRNLISLVSVDVLVSLGLIPRLVHVLKSGSLSAQIAAASAICQLCSSGDMKKLVGGNGCIPLLVKMLEAKTDGAREVAAQAISSLVSVSQNKREVKRDEKSVPSLVLLLDPSPQNAAKKYAVSCLVSLSSSKKCKKLMVSYGAIGYLKKLSEMDVPGAKKLLERLERGKLRSLLGRK from the exons ATGAGCCAAGCAATTTCAG TTTCTGCTGCTGTGGGAATCAATCTAATCCATACGGACCGTACCCATATCAAGATCATGGTAGAAGAAGGTAGAGACAATGTTTCCGTCGATCCCCAATCGGCTGAAGAGTGGTTGTTACACGCCCAAGGACTGGTTCCAGTGGCACTTCAAAAGGCAAGAGAGGTTAAGGGGTTCCAAGTTAGGTGGAAGATGATAATTTCAAAGATGGAGCAAATCCCACCTAGCTTATCGGATTTATCCACCCACCCGTTCTTCGCAAAGAACACGCTTTGTATAGAGCAGTTGCAATCTGTTTCGAACACATTGAATGAAGCAATTCGGTTTTCGGAACTCTGTTTGAAGGAGAAGTATGAGGGGAAGCTTCAGATGCAGAGCGATCTTGATTCGTTATCGGGGAAAttagatttgaatttgaaagaCTTCGGGAGTTTGATCAAAACCGGGGTTTTATCAGGTTCATTCGCAGAACCAGAGGCTAAATTTGATACTCATGTTAGGGAATTACTTGCTCGGCTTCAAATCGGTCACTTAGAATCCAAACATAAAGCTCTTGACAGCCTTGTCGAGGCCATGAGAGAAGATGTAAAGACGGTTTTGGGCTTGATCGGACGAAGCAATATCGCTGCTTTAGTCCAATTGCTCACTGCAAGTTCTTGTACGGTCCGAGAGAAGGCTGTTTCGGTAATTTGCTCGATTGCAGAATCCGGGAGTTGTGAAAACTGGCTTGTTTTAGAAGGTGTTCTTCCCCCTCTTATTAGGCTTGTTGAGTCAGGAAGTGCAGTAGGGAGAGAGAAAGCTACAATCTCTCTCCAAAGATTGTCTATGTCCTCGGAAATCGCCCGGTCAATTGTCGGACATGGTGGTGTCCGGCCGTTGATCGAGGTTTGTCGGTCTGGGGTATCGGTTGCCCAAGCTGCTGCTGTTGGTACTTTGAAAAACATATCTGTTGTGCCAGAAGTTAAGCAAAGTCTAGCCGAGGAAGGGATTATTAAGGTAATGATCAGTCTCCTTGATTGTGGAACACTATTAGGAGCCAAGGAATATGCAGCTGAATGCTTACAAAATCTCACTTTGAGTAACGAAAATCTCCGAAGGGACGTTATTTCGGATGGTGGGATTAAGAGCTTATTAGGGTATCTGGACGGTCCATTGCCTCAGGAATCGGCGGTTGGGGCATTGAGGAATTTGATTTCCTTGGTCTCGGTCGATGTTTTGGTTTCCCTCGGCCTTATTCCCCGTCTGGTTCACGTGTTGAAATCCGGATCGCTCAGTGCGCAGATTGCCGCTGCATCAGCAATATGCCAGCTGTGCAGCTCAGGAGATATGAAGAAACTGGTGGGGGGAAATGGGTGCATCCCACTGCTTGTGAAAATGCTCGAGGCCAAAACAGACGGAGCTAGAGAAGTCGCTGCACAAGCGATTTCAAGTTTGGTGAGTGTTTCGCAGAACAAGAGGGAAGTGAAGAGGGACGAAAAGAGCGTGCCGAGTTTGGTGCTATTGCTCGATCCGAGCCCTCAAAATGCGGCTAAAAAGTATGCCGTGTCGTGCCTTGTGTCGCTCTCCTCCAGCAAAAAGTGCAAGAAACTGATGGTTTCATACGGGGCAATTGGGTATTTGAAGAAGCTAAGTGAGATGGATGTTCCGGGTGCCAAGAAGCTGCTTGAACGGTTGGAAAGAGGGAAATTGAGAAGTTTGCTTGGCCGGAAgtag